The sequence below is a genomic window from Marmota flaviventris isolate mMarFla1 chromosome 9, mMarFla1.hap1, whole genome shotgun sequence.
CATCACTTGGGCAGCCAGCAGCAAGGCTACCTGTCGGCCCTGCTGCCCCATGTCCTGGTCAAACTGTGCTAACCATTCTGACCAGGGGATGCCTGGGTCAGGGTAATAGGAGGCAGGCAGCGCTTCACTGCTGACCCCAAAGAAACACCTTGGAGCTGACCGGAGCCCGCCAACCAATACCCGTCGTTTCTCTGTGCCTCTGCTGTTGGCACATAGCAGTACCTGTACCTGATCACAAGCAACTGCTCTGCCGGGCACTGCCCGATACAGCAAGGGCACTTTGGCACAACCAAAAACatcctctggggagaagtctttaagggaaagaggaggctgggcctgagATGTGAGCCCTGGGGGAGGTGGTTCAGGGGGGAATGGAGGGGCAAGGACATGGCGAGCCCCAAAGCCTACATTGTTTCGGCGTTTCCAGCGGACCAGCCAGCCAATGCTGGGCACAAAATCCTGCCCCATGATATCTGCCAGTTCCTTGGCTTTGTGGAGCAGCATGGGTCCTGTCACGTCCCAAGCCTTGGCCTGGGCAATGTGGTACCAGCAGAGCAGGGCCTCGTCAATCCCACTGTACTTGGACTCCCGTTTGCGCTTGCGCTCCCTGTTAGCTGTACCGCTGCACCAGTCTGCCAGCAGCTTCTCTTTATTCTTGCAGATGCGTGAGATCTGTGGCTGGGACACCTGGAAGCGCCGAGCTACCTCAGACTGGGACATCTTAGACTCATCCAGGAGTTCCAGCACCTGGATCTTCTCAGCCAGGGACAGGGCATGGAGTTTCTTTTTGCTACTCAATTCCATGGTTCCTCCAGGGCACCTGTGGAGACAGAAGATAAGGTATAGTGGGTGCGACCAGAAGAATGGGAGAAGAGtgcagaaaggaagagaggataGGGGAATGGGCTGGAGTATGGGAGACCAGGGGAGACTGGACCAGctgaaagaggaaaggaaatgaacTGGCTGATTGAGGAGTGGGCTGGACACCACCCCAGGGAATGCCAGAACAGAGCTGGGAGGGGGCATCTCTGGTCAGAGGGAGAGGAGAATCTGGGCTGGAGTTTGGCATCATTGGGGGAGAAGGATGAATAGTCCAGGGACAGCTGCTGAGACAACAAAGGAGTGAGGATTGGAGAGGGCCTGAGGCTGGGGCAGGTGTAGGGGACAatcagggctgtgtgtgtgtgtgtgtataccatgGGAGGGAGATGAGGACAATGGCCTGGGCTGGACTCAGATGATGTTAGGGGACAGGGTGGTGGGGTGAATGGACACAGCTGAGACAGACAGGTGTATAGACgacaaagggggaaaaagatgGGTCTAGGGAACAAATTGGGGCAAGTCTAATTTGGGGCTGTGTGGGAGGGCAAGGAGAGGGGTAAGGCTGGGAGAGGGTCCAGCCTAGAAGGGAAGTGGGAGGGCAAGGGAGCGTGCAGGTGCACAGGCGACAAAGGGTGATAGGGGTGAGGAGGTTGCAGGCAGCGAGAGGGGCGGGGGTCCACCGCGGGGAGGGTGGTGGCctgggaggggtaccagggagcGAGAACCTGCTCCCGAGATTCAGGCAGGCCGGAAGCCGGCTCTGCGCCCTGGCCGGCCTCTCCCCACCTCGACCCACAGTCCGTCGGCCAGATCGACCCAGGCGCAGATCCAGGCGCgacccgcccgcccgcccgccgggcCTCCCACTCCGCACCCACCTCAGGCGCTAGTCCCGTGGCTCGCGCCTCTGCCCCTACCCggctccccagcccctgtccgGGGAGCTAGTGCACAGCAGGTGAAGGACTGGCACCACGACCCCGAGGGCGGAGCGGGCTGAGGGGCTGCGCGGGCGGCGGGCGCGCGCACAGCCAGGTTCCGCGCGCGCCGCCCGCGCCGGGCTCTCTCCCGGCTGGGAAGACCGCGGTGCGGCTCCTCGGCTCCCACCCGCCGTAGCCCCGCCCCTGACCGATCAGATTGGCCCCCAGCGGGGCCCCTTCCCGCCCCTAACCACGTCTCATTGGAGGCCGCAGAAGTGGCGGTTCATCGGGACCTCTGAAGGCGGGGCTCCCAGAGTAAAGGCGCGGGGGGGCGGAGCCAGCACCCGGCGGGATTCCCCTGGAGCTACCAGGGGCGGGACCAGCCCAAGAGCCAGGTGAGCCTTCAGGCAGTCGCGCGTCCCTAGACCTTCCTGGCCGTGACCTGAAACAGCCTGGGCTCCTTCCTCTACTAGACGGAGCGAATGGCCCTCACGGAGTTGTTTTGAGAGAATgatgaaaggagaaaatggaTGCTAGCTTTAAGCCACACAAAAGCTAGTTACCATGGACAGCGCGGGACTCACGTCTAACAATCCGGCTACCGAACATTATTTGCCTGGAACCAGTTCTGATTCAAGGCGTAAGAACTCGTTTTTATGTTTTGGTACCTCTTGACAAAATCCAAGTTCCTACACTCAAGATCTAATATTCCTTTCCTTGCTAACTTTCAGAACCGAACAAAATTGGGTATTTTAACTTGCAGCCCCAGCTTCCCCCCTTCCCGGCCTGCCTAGCTTATAGGCTTCCGTACCACTGCATTCTACCAGCTGCTATCCAGCGCTCCAAGTCCTGCAAACCCTTCTCACATTCCCTCATGCCAGTTTCAGTGTTCTCATTATCACCTTTCTTTTCCAGCCCTTGCTACTCAACCGCCAAGGACAGTGGCCCCACTCCCTCCCTCTACTCCTGGCCTCTTTAGTCTAAGTACTCAAGGATGTACGTGCTCAGCTCCTCACATCCCAGTTCAGAACACCCTATTTACTGTAACAGAACAGTCCAGAGTTCAGTCTTCCAAAAGGCGACTTTCAGGATGACCCagaagcaaaaccaaaccaaaggaGACTTCAGAGGacctataaataaatgaatctttCTCTAAAGTAAGTATTTAAGGGCTAAGGTGTAGCTCGGTGGTTAGAGTGTCTGCCTGCCTACCATTTGCATGGGTCtgcatttgatccccagcaccacaaaaacaaaatttaaaacttcaacACACACTCAAGTGAGACATAACAAGATCCTCTACACAGCATCAAAATGTTTACTTTGTCGCAAGGGATTAATTTTGTGCATATAAATGTATCCTGGGAAAGACTGCAGAGCTGCATTGTGGACAGTTCTTGCCCCAGGAATACTGTAGGGAAGCAACATTATGAGACAGGGCTGAGACCAAGACTGAGGCCCCTCTGAAGGAGGTTGCCCTCATTATTTATGCAAATGCTTTCATGTGCCCCATGGTGATGTTACTTGTGTCCTATGTTACTGTcacttaaatttatataataatcaAACTTCTGGATCCATTTTAAGTATCTTTGAGATTTCAAGGTAAACTATTATAAACTTGTCACCACTTCTATCCAAGTCTAGCAGAATATTCTCAACCAACCAAAGCACAGAAATAAACAGGATGCTAGTTATTTCAACCCAAATTTTGTATTGACGAAAACAGCTTCATTGTTTTTTATAAGAAGTTGTTATAAACTTGAATTTACAtaacaaaactacaaaataactaattttttatCGGCTCACATGTTCAAAAATTTGGATTTGGGGCAAAAAAAGCTATAAAAcgataaaaaacaaacaaacaaaatacactgTCTGAAGGAATAAAGTTTTAGATAACATGGCCTTCTTAACCAGGAGAGTTAGGAGATAAACCATCCAGCAGAGGGCTCTgtgtaaaaatgtttatttttactaaTGTTTAGAATACAGGAACtaaagaaggggaggggagaagagacaCAACTCCAAAGCGACAGTGGGTTAGGGCCTGCCCACAAGCAAAGGAAGGTCATTCCAGGGTGTCCTGGCATGGACCATCCCCCTTCTACTTAATGTCAGCGTCAGCGCCACTAAGCAGAAAACCAAGAAATCAGGGCATGAAGACCTTACCAGCTGCTAGCGAGCGTGCAAGGGAAGAAGGGGACATCTATGCATTCCTGTGACCTAGGAGCCAGGATACACAGGCAGGAGGCAGAAGCTCCCAATTCAGTAAAGGGCAGGAAGCTGAATGCCCAGGTCCAGGAAGAACAAAAAGGGGATTTTGGAGGTAGGCTTTTTTGTCGAGTTAAAAAACAGGCACATTATCCAACGTCTCCTTGTGGCCCCCAAACTGCTGGCCTGGCCCCCTGATGTGTCCCTTCTCCCCACAAAAGCAAAGGGAACAAGGAGGGAGGCAGAAGACAGGAGGTTCTGAGGGTGGGGAATGCTTGGGTCTCCAGAGACCACTGGTAAGTGAGCCAGGCAAGCACAGGAAGGACAGGTGAAGCTGCTACTTCCCTGGATGGGGTGGGGCAGGATAGGGCAAAGCCAGGAAGGTGACTAAGAGCATCCTGGCTCAGGCAAAAGACCCCTTGTAGCAGGGCCACCCTGAAGAGAGGAGGCAAAGCTAAGCAGCACAAAGGGCATGGAAGATTCCTGGTGCATAGCTTCAGCTTGCTGACTCCCAGCTGCTCCCATCAAGCAGGCCTGGCCTGGCTCATCTCTGGGGAGGAAACTCTGGAGACCAGAGCAGAAGCTGGGCCAAGAGAAGTGAGCTGCTCTCCCACTCTTTCTCGGAGGATACGGTTTGAACCCTGTGATCACCAAGGCCTGTGCCCAAGGCAAGCAGAGTGAATGCACTTCATGGAGAGCAGAGAGAAGCTGGGCCCACGGGTACACCTTGGGGCAGTGTGCTGCTCCTTTCTCCCTGAGGGCCTGGGGCCAGAGGTGGTCAGAGCTGCCACCTCTGCTTGTTGTTGCCAAAGGCAGGTTGGCATGACCACCCCAAGGTTCTGGACTTGtgaaagagaggaggaaaggaaaggtatGAAAAAACAAGGTGGAGGAGAGAAACAGCCTTAGATATGTGGGGGAGCTGGGGGTGGCACATCAGGAGGAATTCTGGTTCTGGTAGATGGAAGCTTTCTCCTTCAATAGGTCCAGACACAGATGGCAGCTCCAACTTCCTGCAGAGAAGCATAATGAAGTCAAGGTGGGCCCCATAAAACCCGTATCTACTgtccttccactttttttttttttaattcttttttttttgtggtagatgggacacaatatctttatttatttttatgtggtgctgaggatcaaacacagtgtcTTACACAAgctacgcaagcgctctaccactgagccaaaatcccagccctgTCCTTCCACTCTTTACTCCTCATCTCTAGGTGGGATAAGAGTAATTCTGCAGCAGCAGTTTCATGATGAACCTCTTGGTCTTCAATAccatgaaaaacatttttcatgaaGATGAAAGTAACAATCAGCTATAGGATCAAATACAGATGCCCAGGTCCTCTTGGCCCTGATAAATCAGATGCCCTGGGAATAGCAGGAGAGCCTTGGTAAAGACAAGTTTTCAAAGTGCCCCAGCTTGCCAAGCAAGGTGGCGcagtcctataatcccagcagctagggaggcggaggcaggaggatcgcaacttcaaagccagccttagaaaaaaagcaaggcactaagcaactcagtgagaccctgtctctaaataaaatacaatggggctggggatgtggctcagtggtcaagtgcccctgagttcaatccctggcaccaaaataaataaatagatagatagatagatagagtgCCCCAGCTTTAGCTGTATTATTATCAGAATAATCAGACATGGTTTTCATGGCCCCAAAAGTAGAACAAAGGTCATGAAAAGAGGCTTCAGAGTTGGGCAGAActgtacatgtctgtaatcccagcaactcaggaggctgaggccctcagcaacttagcaagaccctgtctcaaaaataaataaataaataaataaataaattaaatagggctagggatgtagctcagttggtagagtgctttccttgcatgcacaaggccctgggttcaattcccagtaccaaaaaataagtaaataaataaataaaaaggcttcAGAGAAACCAGTTCTATTTCCACATTAAGATAGCttttagtgggctggggatgtggctcaagtggtagcgcgttcgcctggcaatgcgtgcggcccaggttcgatcctcagtaccacatacaaacaaagatgttgtgcccgccgaaaactaaaaaataaatattaaaaaaaaaaaaaaaaagatagctttcagggctggggttgtagcttagcagtagagcgcttgcctcgcacctgggttcgatcctcagcaccacttaaaaatatatgaataaaataaaggtattgtgtccaactacaactaaaagataaatatttaaaaaagaaaaaaaaaaaaggatagttttctgccaggtgtggtgacacacacctgtaatcccagctacttgggaggctgaagcaggagaatcacaatttcaaagagcccacgcaacttagcaagaccctgtctcaaaataaaaaagagctaggatgtagctcaatggtagagcatttgcctagcacatgcaaggccctgggttcaatcccctacacacacacacacacatacacacacacacacacacacgtaaataaaccccaaacaaaaaaaaacccagctttCTGTGAAAAGGGGGTAAACTCTGATGATTCAAACATTAAGACCCAAGACTAAGTTCATATAAAAACAGGAGATTATTGTCTcttgcaagaaaaaaagaaaaaaactgtctCAGATCTTGTTATTAATATTTGCTATGGggctggggccgtagctcagtggtagagcacttgccttgcacgtgtgaggcatgagttcaatcctcagcaccacataaaaataaatgacaaagatattgtgtttatctacaactaaaaaaattaaaaaatatatatttgctatggctggattattctttttttaaagagggggACAAAAAATTAGcccttaatgttttaaaattataagcatAAATTGTACATGTGTGGATTTGGACATTATTCTGGGGGAGAGGATTCAGATTTTATTAACTCTTCAAAGATATGTGACTTAAAAGTTAAAGAGGGgaatgtggcttaagcggtagcgcactcgcctagcatgcgcggggtgctgggttcgatcctcagcatcacataaagatgttgtgtccaccgaaaactaaaaaaaataaatattaaaaaattctctctttaaaaaaaagttaaaagaggaAGGTCCTTTCTAACCCCAAGGTCAATGAGCAGAGGTTGGCAAACTTCTCTATAAAGAGCAAAAATGTTAGTAATTTTAAGCTGTGTGAGCCACACAGTTTCACTCccatcttccatttctttttgaaattccctttaaaaatgtaaaaactaggggctggagctgtgtggaaaagtgtttgcctcgcatgtgtgaggcactggattcgtcagcaccacataaaaataaagatattgtgtgtccatctacaactaaaaaaatattttttaaaaagtgtaaaaactgggctggggctatagatcagtggtgaagcgctcacctagcatgtgtgaggcactgggttcgatactcagcaccacataaaaataaataaagatactgtgtccaactaaaaaaaaaaaaaagtaaaaagtaaaaactagggGCTGGGGGTATGTGTCCTTCAGAGTTGCCACTCAGTGGACTGGACACTCCAGAGGACACTCAGCTGCAGCTCTCCACTACCTGGTGTCAATGGGAAAGTCCTTTTGGGGTTAATGCAAATTTCATCTGAAATATGTTATTTGatgggttaaaaaaacaaaacaggggctgggattgtggctcagcagtacagcgctcgcctagcacggttcgatcctcagaaccatataaaaataaaggcattgtgttgtgtccatctattcctaaaaaacaaaacaaaacacaaaacactaCTTCCTCCCAAGTCAATTTATAAACTAGATATGGCTGCAGCTGAATGCTCCCCTGCACTACTAAAGAACTCAGACTTCTTAGTAGCCTCATTTTCTATAAAGTGACAGCAGTTTGACCTATAAGTTTGCTTTCAGCACACAGTGAACCACTTCTACTGCCTATATGCTGGCTCCCATCCTCTGTGCACAGTGCAGCTACTGGGCAGTAGAGTTTTTCTCAGTAAGCTCCTGAATTTCTACATAGGTGGTGGTTTAGGCACAGAAATCCTGCTGGAGGGGGACTAGTGGAAAAGTAGCTGCTTCTTAGGGCCACTAGTTTCAGTGAGGAGCTTACATAAACTCTCAACATTATTAAACATTAAACTTGGagcattattaaaataaactactcggggggggggggaagcaaacACTCAAATCTGTCAAGttcagagagatgaaagaaaagcTTCACATTAGACAAGCTACCAACTCAGTTTCTGGACTAGCTGGAAGACCAAGCTCCCCTTCTGGGTGACTATTTTCTGCTCAGCTGTTTTCTCATGGGTTGCTGTTTGTAAATGTAACTGATGATAATTTTCAAA
It includes:
- the Tigd3 gene encoding tigger transposable element-derived protein 3 encodes the protein MPPPSSVLAFPGVVSSPLLNQPVHFLSSFSWSSLPWSPILQPIPLSSLPFCTLLPFFWSHPLYLIFCLHRCPGGTMELSSKKKLHALSLAEKIQVLELLDESKMSQSEVARRFQVSQPQISRICKNKEKLLADWCSGTANRERKRKRESKYSGIDEALLCWYHIAQAKAWDVTGPMLLHKAKELADIMGQDFVPSIGWLVRWKRRNNVGFGARHVLAPPFPPEPPPPGLTSQAQPPLSLKDFSPEDVFGCAKVPLLYRAVPGRAVACDQVQVLLCANSRGTEKRRVLVGGLRSAPRCFFGVSSEALPASYYPDPGIPWSEWLAQFDQDMGQQGRQVALLLAAQVMEELEGLPGFHHVRLLPLSASSTTPSLPGSVVWAFKAHYRHRLLGKLTAVQSERDGTSLAEAGAGITVLDALHMVAAAWAKVPPQLILSSFIQEGLAPGKTPPSSDKDSEMPPVPSGLSQEEFSRFVDLEGEEPGPGVCKEEMGTDNEEGSRMDSFEPLPTKADALRALGTLRRWFECNGTSPELFEKFYDCEAEVERLCCL